Sequence from the Maribacter aquivivus genome:
AGATGAAACAAAAGCCAAGGTTGCGGACTTTGAAGAAATGTCTACTACTTTTACCAACTTGGAGCAATTAAGAGCAGGTAAAGAACAATTACATTCTTATAAAACGTATTGGGAAGAAAAATTAGCTGCCTATGATTTGTCAAGTAAGACAGGTAAAAAAGCAGGCTGGGGATTAATCATGAACCTATATAACGTTGCTTTGATGCAAGAAGATTTTGAAGCTGCATCTAAGTATATGGAAATGGCTTTAGAGACCGAAGAAAAGAAATGGATAACGAGAGGGAAGAAAAATGCATTTGATAAACATTACGCAAGTTATGTTTTAAATTATGATAAAGATTCTGGAGAGCGTATCTATTCTGAAGGGTATACCGTTGATCCAATCTTAGCAAAAATTGCCAAAAAAGAAGCTATTCAAGGCAATAATGTAGATAAGGCAGTAGGGTATGTAATTAAAGATGATGGTGAAAAGATGGAAGGTAAAATTTCCATGCGTTTTTCACCTCAAGAACAAGAAGGCGGTAATATTATGGATGTTAGTGGAGACACTACTGCAAAAAGAGTAACAGTTACTTATGTAAATGCAAAAGGTAAAACCAAAAACGCTTCTTTGAAGTGTAAAGAGGTGTCTGAAATCGTAATTGAAGACAGAGTGTTTGAGCCCGTTAATCCTAAAAAAGGCTTTATCAAATCTACAGAAGCCGGCTTGTCCGGTTTTAATTTGAATAGTACAATTTTTATGCAACGCGTTTTCGTTGGTACAGGTATAAAACTATTTAAAGATTTAACAGATACAGATACCTATTATTTTAGCATTGATGGCGTTAAAAAGGCAGAAACAGCTAGTGCAGAATTTTTTGCTAGTTGTCCCGCACTTGCAGGACGTATTGAAGGTGGTGAGTTTTCAACATCTGAAGAAGATCAGATAAAGATTGCAAAAGCTTATTCTAACGAGTGTAAATAAGTTGGTATAGTTATAATTATAAAGTCCCCTGTACAATGTGTATGGGGGACTTTTACTTTTTATGAGATTCTTGAAGCACTTTAATATCTTCCATCAATTTTTCAATATCCTCCTTTTTTGTTCCATCATAGAAACCCCGAATTCTCTTTTTCTCATCTACTAAAATAAAGTTTTCGGTATGGATCATATCAAATGGTCCGCCATCACCATCAGTCTTTACGGCTAAATACGATTTACGGGCAAGGTCATAGATTTGTTTCTTATCGCCTGTAACTAAATTCCAATTGCTATCATCGACCCCTTTTTCCAAGGCATATTTTTTTAATTGGGCAACAGAATCAATTTCTGGTGTTACCGAGTGCGATAATAACATTACATCAGAATCTTTACCAAGCGATTGTTGAAGATCTACCATGTTTTTGGTCATGATCGGGCAAATGGTAGGGCAAGTGGTAAAGAAGAAATCTGCTACGTAAATTTTACCTTCGTAATTATCTTGGGTAATCGTTTCGCCATTTTGGTTCGTTAAAGAGAAATCGGCGATAGTGTGGTATTTTCTAACATGCTGTATCTCTTCAGCTACCAATTCGGCATTTACCATCGCAGGTGAATAGACCGGTAATAGCTTTACGGGTTGTAAGGCATTGTAAAAAAGATACATGATAACTGCAGAAATAGGTATCAGTACCAGACCAAATAATTTGAATTTAGCGAAAAAAGAACGCATAAGAATTTTTAACAAAGGTACGCTAGGACTATTTATTTTTCAAGCCAATTCACCCTGTCAGCTGATAAATTATTCATAAAATACCACTCCCTCAGAGTGTTTCTTTTTTTTAGCGGTTGTAAAAATGTACTTTTGTGCGATTTTAATTTTCAGGAAAAAAGAATGAGCCCTATTATAATAAAGACAATACAATTTTTTTTAAGCCTTTCTATACTT
This genomic interval carries:
- a CDS encoding SCO family protein, translating into MRSFFAKFKLFGLVLIPISAVIMYLFYNALQPVKLLPVYSPAMVNAELVAEEIQHVRKYHTIADFSLTNQNGETITQDNYEGKIYVADFFFTTCPTICPIMTKNMVDLQQSLGKDSDVMLLSHSVTPEIDSVAQLKKYALEKGVDDSNWNLVTGDKKQIYDLARKSYLAVKTDGDGGPFDMIHTENFILVDEKKRIRGFYDGTKKEDIEKLMEDIKVLQESHKK